CGGCTCGGGATCGCCCGCGGGCGTGAGGATCGGCCGTCGACTCACCTCGTACTTCCGCAGCCCGGGCAGCCGCTTCGCGAGCGGCACGTGCACGTCGAAGTAGTGGGCGTCGAACGCCGCCGGATCCTTCGGCGTCCGATAGATCACGATCATGCGGGCCATGGTGCGGT
The window above is part of the Gemmatirosa kalamazoonensis genome. Proteins encoded here:
- a CDS encoding EthD family reductase encodes the protein MARMIVIYRTPKDPAAFDAHYFDVHVPLAKRLPGLRKYEVSRRPILTPAGDPEPYLVGTLYFDDLAALRRAFATPEGQACAADRRVLAPEDDDVQMYLFDAAEV